In one window of Rhizobium oryzihabitans DNA:
- a CDS encoding GNAT family N-acetyltransferase: protein MKTLSIDVRRAEPHDARAISEAHRLSWQQAYAGLIPHRPLTQMLERRGEVWWKKATKGSATMLVVEVAGVVAGYATLGLSRARGLPHDGEIYELYLRPEYQGIGLGSLLFTEARRLLRSLGCNGIVVWCLEDSDVANRFFRSHGGRDIAEGMEDFDGKSLRKVGFVWN from the coding sequence ATGAAAACGTTATCCATCGATGTTCGCCGGGCCGAACCGCATGATGCGCGCGCCATCTCCGAGGCGCACCGTCTGTCGTGGCAACAGGCCTATGCGGGGCTTATCCCGCACAGGCCGTTGACGCAGATGCTGGAGCGCCGTGGCGAAGTCTGGTGGAAGAAGGCGACCAAAGGCTCCGCTACCATGCTGGTGGTGGAAGTGGCCGGTGTGGTTGCCGGATATGCGACGCTGGGCCTCAGCCGTGCGCGCGGGCTGCCGCATGACGGCGAGATTTATGAACTTTATCTGCGGCCGGAATATCAGGGCATCGGGCTCGGCTCGTTGCTATTCACCGAAGCGCGACGGCTGCTGAGATCGCTCGGATGCAACGGCATCGTTGTGTGGTGCCTTGAAGACAGTGACGTCGCCAATCGGTTTTTCCGCTCGCATGGCGGCCGGGATATCGCCGAGGGCATGGAAGACTTCGACGGCAAGTCACTGCGCAAAGTCGGCTTCGTCTGGAACTGA